One window of Legionella pneumophila subsp. pneumophila str. Philadelphia 1 genomic DNA carries:
- a CDS encoding NAD(P)/FAD-dependent oxidoreductase, which produces MQEIDVLIIGAGAAGLMCAIEASKRKRKVLVLDHANKAGKKILMSGGGRCNFTNYYIEPNKYFSHNPHFFKSALSRYTQWDFIELVNKHKIPFHEKTLGQLFCDNKSKDIVDMLLKECEQYGVAIYLNTVIEKIQKTNDYSFKIGTTKGKFHCHSLVIATGGLSIPTMGASPFAYKVAEQFAIRVWPTRAGLVPFTLDVLEKDRLSILSGIGIDSLVNNERNQFREHILFTHRGLSGPAILQLSSYWNPGESICINLLPEHNLLESLKTARAEAPHKQLNSVLSMYLPKRVVEVFIPQKLGEKKLADSSNKDLETISHLLQNWVVKPNGTEGYRTAEVTIGGVDCHAISSKTMEANNVPGLYFIGEALDVTGWLGGYNFQWAWSSGWAAGQVV; this is translated from the coding sequence ATGCAAGAAATTGATGTCCTTATCATTGGCGCTGGTGCTGCAGGCCTAATGTGTGCTATTGAAGCAAGCAAGCGTAAAAGAAAAGTACTCGTGCTGGATCATGCCAATAAAGCCGGGAAAAAGATACTCATGTCAGGAGGTGGTCGTTGTAATTTTACCAATTACTACATTGAACCCAACAAGTATTTTTCCCACAACCCCCATTTTTTCAAATCAGCCTTATCCCGTTACACTCAATGGGATTTTATTGAACTGGTTAACAAACACAAAATTCCCTTCCACGAAAAAACATTAGGACAATTATTTTGCGATAATAAATCCAAAGACATCGTTGATATGTTGCTTAAAGAATGTGAGCAATATGGAGTGGCGATTTATTTAAATACCGTAATAGAAAAAATACAAAAAACCAACGACTATTCTTTCAAGATAGGCACGACAAAAGGAAAGTTTCATTGTCATTCTTTGGTCATTGCTACCGGAGGACTTTCTATTCCCACAATGGGTGCCAGTCCCTTTGCCTATAAAGTTGCAGAGCAATTCGCTATTAGAGTATGGCCAACCAGAGCCGGTCTGGTGCCCTTTACTTTAGATGTTCTCGAAAAAGACAGATTATCCATCCTGTCGGGAATAGGTATTGATAGCCTGGTCAATAATGAAAGAAATCAATTTCGTGAGCATATCTTGTTTACCCACCGGGGACTGAGTGGTCCTGCTATCTTGCAACTCTCATCCTACTGGAATCCTGGTGAAAGTATATGCATTAATTTGCTGCCCGAACATAACCTCCTGGAAAGCTTGAAAACAGCCCGAGCGGAAGCTCCGCATAAACAGTTAAACTCTGTATTATCGATGTACTTGCCCAAACGAGTTGTTGAAGTCTTTATTCCTCAAAAACTGGGTGAAAAGAAACTGGCTGATAGCTCTAATAAAGATTTGGAAACAATTTCCCATTTATTGCAGAACTGGGTAGTAAAACCCAATGGGACAGAGGGCTACCGTACAGCAGAAGTGACAATAGGCGGAGTAGACTGTCATGCTATTTCATCCAAAACCATGGAAGCCAACAATGTACCAGGCCTATATTTCATTGGAGAAGCCCTGGACGTGACGGGGTGGTTAGGTGGGTATAATTTCCAGTGGGCATGGTCTTCCGGCTGGGCTGCCGGACAAGTAGTGTAG